One Amorphoplanes digitatis genomic window carries:
- a CDS encoding extracellular solute-binding protein has product MTAQLTWWDTSDPKNEGPAFQELIKKFNATYPNVKVDYQSVPFADAQNKFKTAAAAKSGAPDILRAEVAWVPELASLGYLYNLDGSELLKDESDFLPTPVSSNKFGGKTYGVPQVTDSLALMYNKKMFEAAGITAAPKTWAEVKTAAAAIKSKTGKQGLYINSGGYFLLPFIYGEGGDVVDAAAKKITVNSPQAVAGIKIAQDLVKDGTAVKPPANDAYGNMMTLFKEQKVAMIINGPWEVNNVKGAPTFGGLENLGVAPVPAGSVKAGGPVGGHNYTIWSGMPQEKVPAAVAFIKFMASAESQAFLAEKVGLLPTRTSAYDQPGVKSNATVAAFKPVLEAAVARPWIPEGGQFFGPMDKMAVETLVQGKDAQASLDTVAKTYKSEVVKDYSN; this is encoded by the coding sequence ACACCTCGGACCCGAAGAACGAGGGTCCGGCGTTCCAGGAGCTGATCAAGAAGTTCAACGCGACCTACCCGAACGTCAAGGTCGACTACCAGTCGGTGCCGTTCGCGGACGCGCAGAACAAGTTCAAGACCGCCGCGGCCGCCAAGTCGGGCGCCCCGGACATCCTGCGCGCCGAGGTCGCCTGGGTGCCGGAGCTCGCCTCCCTGGGCTACCTCTACAACCTTGACGGCTCCGAGCTGCTCAAGGACGAGAGTGACTTCCTGCCGACCCCGGTCTCGTCGAACAAGTTCGGCGGCAAGACCTACGGCGTCCCGCAGGTCACCGACTCCCTCGCGCTGATGTACAACAAGAAGATGTTCGAGGCCGCGGGCATCACCGCCGCCCCGAAGACCTGGGCCGAGGTCAAGACCGCGGCCGCCGCGATCAAGTCCAAGACCGGCAAGCAGGGCCTGTACATCAACTCCGGTGGCTACTTCCTCCTGCCGTTCATCTACGGCGAGGGTGGCGACGTCGTCGACGCGGCCGCCAAGAAGATCACCGTGAACAGCCCGCAGGCCGTCGCCGGCATCAAGATCGCTCAGGACCTGGTCAAGGACGGCACCGCCGTCAAGCCCCCGGCCAACGACGCCTACGGCAACATGATGACCCTGTTCAAGGAGCAGAAGGTCGCCATGATCATCAACGGCCCGTGGGAGGTCAACAACGTCAAGGGCGCCCCGACCTTCGGCGGCCTCGAGAACCTCGGCGTCGCGCCGGTTCCCGCCGGCAGCGTCAAGGCCGGTGGCCCGGTCGGTGGCCACAACTACACCATCTGGTCCGGCATGCCGCAGGAGAAGGTCCCCGCCGCGGTCGCCTTCATCAAGTTCATGGCGTCGGCCGAGTCGCAGGCGTTCCTCGCCGAGAAGGTCGGCCTGCTGCCGACCCGCACCTCGGCGTACGACCAGCCGGGCGTGAAGAGCAACGCCACCGTCGCCGCGTTCAAGCCGGTGCTCGAGGCCGCTGTCGCCCGTCCGTGGATCCCCGAGGGCGGTCAGTTCTTCGGCCCGATGGACAAGATGGCCGTCGAGACCCTGGTGCAGGGCAAGGACGCGCAGGCCTCGCTGGACACGGTCGCCAAGACCTACAAGTCCGAGGTCGTCAAGGACTACAGCAACTGA
- a CDS encoding carbohydrate ABC transporter permease, protein MSTATVERRTPTPAPGPEQAPPGWLRRSWDKYWYAWAMVAPVVIVLGVLVFYPLARGIYLSFTDLTEANQQQEICTPSITGELSCQANPNGWKFVGLDNYIKVLSGQVGQFWPQFGTTIIWTVACVVFTYGIGLGLAVLLNRPIRGRGVYRVLLILPWAVPGFVSAFSWRFMFNQDFGVVNGLLKAVGMAPVAWFDNQWTSLFTAIVTNIWLGVPFMVVSLLGGLTAIPAELYEAATIDGATPWQRFKNVTLPGLRPVSMTVLLLGTIWTFNMFPVIFLVTRGQPAGQTEILVTGAYRAAFEGIRNYSLASTYGVLILSILLVFSVFYRRALRKQGEVW, encoded by the coding sequence ATGAGTACCGCAACGGTCGAACGCCGCACCCCGACCCCCGCCCCGGGCCCCGAGCAGGCCCCGCCGGGTTGGCTGCGTCGCAGCTGGGACAAGTACTGGTACGCGTGGGCGATGGTCGCGCCCGTGGTGATAGTGCTCGGCGTCCTGGTCTTCTACCCCCTCGCCCGGGGGATCTACCTCTCCTTCACCGACCTCACCGAGGCCAACCAGCAGCAGGAGATCTGCACCCCGTCGATCACCGGGGAGCTGAGCTGCCAGGCCAACCCCAACGGCTGGAAGTTCGTCGGCCTCGACAACTACATCAAGGTGCTCAGCGGCCAGGTCGGCCAGTTCTGGCCCCAGTTCGGGACGACCATCATCTGGACCGTCGCCTGCGTCGTCTTCACCTACGGCATCGGCCTGGGCCTGGCGGTGCTGCTCAACCGCCCGATCCGCGGGCGCGGCGTCTACCGGGTGCTGCTGATCCTGCCCTGGGCCGTGCCCGGCTTCGTCAGCGCGTTCTCCTGGCGGTTCATGTTCAACCAGGACTTCGGAGTGGTCAACGGCCTGCTCAAGGCCGTGGGCATGGCGCCGGTCGCCTGGTTCGACAACCAGTGGACCTCGCTGTTCACCGCGATCGTCACCAACATCTGGCTCGGCGTGCCGTTCATGGTCGTGTCGCTGCTCGGCGGCCTCACGGCGATCCCCGCAGAGCTGTACGAGGCGGCCACCATCGACGGCGCGACGCCGTGGCAGCGCTTCAAGAACGTCACCCTGCCCGGGCTGCGCCCGGTCAGCATGACTGTGCTGCTGCTCGGCACGATCTGGACGTTCAACATGTTCCCGGTGATCTTCCTGGTCACCCGCGGCCAGCCGGCGGGCCAGACGGAGATCCTGGTGACCGGCGCGTACCGGGCCGCGTTCGAGGGCATCCGCAACTACTCCCTCGCCTCGACCTACGGCGTACTGATCCTGTCCATCCTGCTCGTGTTCTCGGTGTTCTACCGGCGGGCGCTGCGCAAGCAAGGCGAGGTGTGGTGA
- a CDS encoding sugar ABC transporter permease: MTAQVETAKRRPRNRRSPLASIAIHATLIIAVLIAIFPIAWVVLSSLKPGVWVQSSELSFIKEPTLDNYKYVLTETLFPRWALNSLIVAVATTAIGVLMSATTGYALSRFNFPGRRQLLLVFLVTQMFPVSILIVPIYVIMANLGLINTHGSLIIAYLTIAVPFCSWMLKGYFDSISRELDEAAQIDGCGPFATFWRIILPLARPGIAVTAFFTFLTAWGEVAYATAFIQEKSKFTLGYGLQQFVPAFNPQWEYLTASAVLITVPAGIVFFFAQRHLVSGLTAGAVKG; encoded by the coding sequence ATGACCGCCCAGGTAGAGACGGCCAAGCGCCGGCCGAGGAACCGCCGCTCACCGCTGGCGTCCATCGCGATCCACGCGACTCTGATCATCGCCGTGCTGATCGCGATCTTCCCGATCGCGTGGGTGGTGCTGTCGTCGCTCAAGCCCGGGGTGTGGGTGCAGAGCAGTGAGCTCAGCTTCATCAAGGAACCCACCCTCGACAACTACAAGTACGTGCTCACCGAGACGCTGTTCCCCCGGTGGGCGCTCAACTCGCTGATCGTCGCGGTCGCGACCACCGCGATCGGCGTGCTGATGTCGGCCACCACCGGGTACGCGCTGTCCCGGTTCAACTTCCCGGGCCGCCGTCAGCTGCTCCTGGTCTTCCTGGTGACCCAGATGTTCCCGGTCTCCATCCTGATCGTGCCGATCTACGTGATCATGGCGAACCTCGGCCTGATCAACACGCACGGTTCCCTGATCATCGCGTACCTCACGATCGCCGTGCCGTTCTGCTCGTGGATGCTCAAGGGGTACTTCGACTCGATCTCCCGGGAGCTGGACGAGGCGGCGCAGATCGACGGGTGCGGGCCGTTTGCCACGTTCTGGCGGATCATCCTGCCGCTGGCCCGGCCCGGCATCGCCGTCACCGCGTTCTTCACCTTCCTCACCGCGTGGGGCGAGGTGGCGTACGCGACGGCGTTCATCCAGGAGAAGAGCAAGTTCACCCTCGGGTACGGCCTCCAGCAGTTCGTGCCGGCGTTCAACCCGCAGTGGGAGTACCTGACCGCCTCGGCGGTGCTCATCACCGTACCGGCGGGAATCGTGTTCTTCTTCGCCCAGCGCCACCTCGTCTCCGGCCTGACCGCCGGAGCGGTCAAGGGCTGA
- a CDS encoding DUF2975 domain-containing protein: MGKLTVRALRAVLVVVFAGTVVIQAGMLWVLISGSDPEDGTLPLTALRVITILGLVTVQVALFCVWRLVAMVRRGTVFSHAAFRYVDILIGAIVAASLVWFAVTIVNAPDQRDDPGVTVIMGGIGLAILGVALVVHVLRTLLAQAVARDVEAMRLRAELDEVI, from the coding sequence GTGGGGAAACTGACAGTGCGCGCGCTGCGCGCCGTGCTCGTGGTGGTGTTCGCCGGCACCGTGGTGATACAGGCGGGAATGCTCTGGGTGCTGATCAGCGGGAGCGACCCCGAGGACGGCACGCTGCCGCTGACGGCGCTGCGCGTGATCACGATCCTGGGCCTGGTGACGGTGCAGGTCGCCCTGTTCTGCGTCTGGCGGCTGGTGGCGATGGTGCGCCGCGGAACCGTGTTCTCCCACGCCGCCTTCCGGTACGTGGACATCCTGATCGGCGCGATCGTGGCGGCCTCACTCGTGTGGTTCGCGGTCACCATCGTCAACGCGCCCGATCAGCGGGACGACCCGGGCGTCACCGTCATCATGGGCGGGATCGGCCTGGCCATCCTCGGGGTCGCGCTCGTCGTGCACGTGCTGCGGACGCTGCTCGCACAGGCCGTCGCGCGCGACGTCGAGGCGATGCGGTTGCGGGCCGAGCTTGACGAGGTGATCTGA
- a CDS encoding helix-turn-helix domain-containing protein, which produces MPIAVDIDVLLARRKMSVGELSERVGITPANLAVLKNGRAKAVRFATLAALCEVLECQPGDLLRWVAEEAAGA; this is translated from the coding sequence ATGCCGATCGCCGTCGACATCGACGTCCTGCTGGCCCGGCGGAAGATGTCCGTCGGCGAGCTCTCGGAACGGGTCGGTATCACCCCCGCCAACCTGGCGGTGCTCAAGAACGGCCGCGCCAAGGCGGTGCGCTTCGCGACGCTCGCCGCCCTCTGCGAGGTGCTCGAGTGCCAGCCCGGCGACCTGCTGCGCTGGGTCGCCGAGGAGGCCGCGGGCGCCTGA
- a CDS encoding DUF2750 domain-containing protein translates to MARDDISRGEAERLRRLDEAARVTRTFEVIADKGALWVWGDEDEILFTEDARRRTLLPIWPHATVARLENEGDVDGEHAIRIPADVFLRDWLPQLREDDADIAVFPVEEHNATVLTLDEFRARMTAALRMN, encoded by the coding sequence GTGGCACGGGACGACATCTCGCGCGGTGAAGCGGAGCGGCTTCGCCGGTTGGACGAGGCGGCCCGGGTGACCCGGACATTCGAGGTCATCGCCGACAAGGGCGCGCTGTGGGTCTGGGGCGACGAGGACGAGATCCTGTTCACCGAGGACGCGCGGCGCCGGACCCTGCTGCCGATCTGGCCCCACGCGACCGTGGCCCGGCTGGAGAACGAGGGCGACGTCGACGGTGAGCACGCCATCAGGATCCCGGCGGACGTGTTCCTGAGGGATTGGCTGCCGCAGTTGAGGGAGGACGACGCCGACATCGCGGTCTTCCCGGTCGAGGAGCACAACGCCACGGTCCTCACGCTCGACGAGTTCCGCGCGAGGATGACGGCCGCGCTCCGCATGAACTGA